GACGTACTGGAATAAGCACTTCTCGCCTAAGCGAGTTGAGTTTAAAAGAATCAACACGTTTTACAGTAGAAGAATTATATCTAATAGCTTTAGCAATAGATATCAAACCCGCAATTGTACTGGAAGAAGTATGTAAAAACTTAAAACTTAATCCTCGATAATGGCTAAAGTACCTTTTAAAGTTTCCGCAAGGACAGCAAAATTAATTGGTTTAGAGAATTTCTCTAATGCAGAAGGTGCTATAATAGAGCTTATAAAAAACACCTATGATGCTGATTCCAAAATTTGCATTACAATATTTGACTTACAATATAAAGAAATTGAAAACCTTTCTAACGAAAGCAATGAGACGTCTGAAAAGGAACTAGTACTGGATAGAGATAATAGTAACATTTTTATCATAGATAATGGTGAAGGAATGACAGATTCAATAATCTCTAATCAATGGATGACTATTGGAACAGATGATAAGTTATACTCTCATACTTCCGAAGATGGAAGAGTAAAAACTGGAGCAAAAGGAATAGGTCGATTTGCATTAAACCGACTTGGTCTATCTACAGAAATGTATACTATCTCAAAAACAAATAAAGACATTGGACACTATTGGAAAGTCAATTGGGATGATTTTGATAAAAAGGGAGCTGTTGTTTCTCAAATCAATGCTGAATTGTTAGATAAACCGAATTTAGATTTAAAAAATCTTTTACATAACAGATTTGAAGAAAATCAACAAATTGCCGAAGTAATACAAGAGAAATCATTTTCCAATGGAACTATCATAAAGATTTCAAATCTTAACGATAATTGGGAGTTTGAACAACTGAAAAAGCTTTATGATAATTTAGAAATGCTTTTACCTCCAAAAGAACAAAATGATTTTGAAATCCATTTCTTTTCCACAGATAATCTTGATGAATTCGGCAAAGTCAAAAGTGCATATTATGATGACTTTGATTATAAAATTAAAGCAGATTACAAAGATGACAAAGACAGAACTCTAGAGCTAAAAATCACTAGAAACGAATTTGATATTGATGTAATAGAAAAACGTTATAAGGAACTCTTTGACTATAAGCAAATGAAGAGTTTCCCATATCGTTTAGAAGACTTACAAGAAAAGACAATAACCTTAAAGACTAGTTTAAACGACTTGTTTTCTTCTGAAGTTGATGATAATTTAATAGCTAAAATAGGCAAGTTTGGATTTACATTTTATTTTTTAAAGAATACCATATCTGATGATAAACAAGATGGAGATATTAAGAAATATCCATATAAAAACTTTAATAGCACGAATAGAAAAACTTGGCTTAAAAAATTTGGTGGAGTAAAAATTTTTAGAGATGACTTTAGAATAAGACCATATGGAGAAAAAGGTGAAGATTGGTTAAAACTGGGTGAACGTCAAGGTCAAAGTCCTGGTGGTGCAGGGCAAAAATTAGGAGGTTATAGAATTAGACCTAACCAGATTGCGGGAACTGTAAATATTTCTAGAATTTACAATGAAAGTTTTCAAGATAAATCTGGACGAGAAGGAATACGTGAGAATGATGTTTTTGATTTATTCAAAAACTTATTGATTGAAATTATAAGCCTTTTCGAGAATGACAGAAATGTCATTATGTTCCACCTTTCAGAATTGTATAAAAAAAGAAATAAAGAAGAAGAGGAAAAAAGAAAAGCTCAAGAAGCCGCAGAGAGAATTAATAAGGAGGAAGAAGAAAAAGAGCAAAATGAAGACCCTTCGGAGGACAATGACGACACTCAAGACGATGATCCTACAACTGAAGGAGCTACTGACACAGAAAAATCTTTAGCAAAAGGGATTAAAATTCTATCTCAGGAGATAGAAAATAAAGATGAAGAAATTCGATTGCTTAGAACTTTTGCCAGTACAGGTCTTATCATCTCTTCTTTTGCCCATGAAGTAAAAAGCTTAAGGTCTAGATTGATACCTAGAACCTCGTTTTTACTTCGAGAACTTAAAAACCATATTAACGAAAAAGATCTTAATCATTTAGACAAGGATGACAATCCTTTTTATATGATTAAACTAATTCAGGAAGAAGATACTAAACTCAAACATTGGCTAGAATATTCTCTGAATTCAATTACTAGAGATAAACGAGAAAGAAGGAACCTGAGTTTTGGAAGTTATTTTGAAAGCTTTAAATCAAATTGGCAAAAAGCCATCGAGCAAAGAAATGCAACAATAGTATTAAATGGAACTAATGACGACAACTATACTATAAGAGCTTTCGAAGTAGATATGGACTCGATATTTAATAATCTTCTTTCTAATTCTCTTAATGCACTAAAAGGTGTGAAAAGAGAGAAAAAACTAATAGAAATAAGTTGGAAAAGGGTTAATGACACTATCGAAATATTGTTTTCTGATAATGGAAAGGGGTTAGCCTCACAATACAAAAAAAATCCGGAAGATATATTCAAGTTATTAGAATCGTCCAAAACAAATAAGAAAGGAGAAAAAATTGGTACTGGGTTAGGTTTATATATAGTTCAATCAATAGTTGAACAGTATAATAATGCTTCCATCAGCATTATGAACATAGAGGATGGATTAACTCTTAAACTAGAATTCCAAGTAAGAAAAGGTAATTAAAAATGAAATACAAGTTAGCATATATAGACGAAGATAGTGGGTGGCTAAATACATTCTATCAAACATTTAAAGGAGATTTTGACATAATTAGAATCAAAGCGGATGCTACGACTACATTGGATAGTATTGTAAGCACAATTTTCGACAATGATGTTGATGGTTTAGTAACAGATTATTTACTTGACGAAACAGGTGAGGTAGACTTTAATGGCAATAAAATAGTTGATGCGGTAAGAGATTATAAACCTCATTTTCCTGCTATTATGTTAACAGCTCATGAACCTCAAGCTATCAGTCAAACTGAAGATGTTAATATTATTAATGGTAAAGATATTCTTGATGGTGAAAATGAAAAACGTTTGGAAATACTTAAAGTCAAAATCAAATCAAATATTGACAGATACTATTCACTAATAAAAAATACTGAGAGTAGAATTGAAGAATTAGTTAAGAAAAGAAACGAAAATACCTTAGAAACAACTGAAGAAGAGGAGTTGACCAAATTGTTTATTCTAATGGATGAGTTAGAACCTGAAGGAAAGGATATACCCGCCAATCTAATTAAGCCAGAAGCAATCACTAAACTGAATGATTTTGTGAGCCAGACAAAGGAAATTTTAGAGGAATTAAAAAAGAAAAATAAATAATTATGAGTGTTTTTCGAGAGCATACTCCAAAGAGGAGAAATATTACAACTGATGTTTCAGCGTACGGAAAACATAGAGACGATCTAAAATTAGATTATCAAAATAGATGTGGATACTGTAATGATATCGACACATGGAGATTTGTTTGGTTTGAAATTGACCACTTTGTTCCAAAGAAATATCTAAAAACAATAAGTGAAACAGATTATTCCAACCTAGTTTATTCGTGTCGATCTTGTAATAATGCTAAAAGAGCAAAGTGGCCAACTGGTGATGAAAATAAACATAATGAAAGTAACAAAGGGTTTATTGACCCATGTGATGATGGTTACAACAATCAGTTTGAAAGGTTAAAAACTGGTAGTATCAGACCAAAAACTGAACTTGGTGAATGGATGTATAATGCAATGAAATTATACAAACCGCAACACGAGATTATATGGAATATTGATTTGCTAGATCAATTGATTGAGGAAATAGAGACCCTGCTTGACGCATCACCAAATAGTGATATTGAAAATAGACTATTGGAAGCATACAGAGAATTTAGAAAATACGTAAAAAACTTAAGTAACGTTGGACACTAAGAAAAATACTGGTTCATATTATACGCCTTCATACTTGGCAAGTTTTATCTCAAAAAGAGTTCTGTCTCATTTTGAGGACAAAACACGTATGTCCATTTTAGAGCCTAGTGTTGGTGATGGTGCTTTTGTTTCAGAATTAGCTAAGTCAACTGATATAAAAATCAAACTCTCCGCATTAGATATTAACCAAGAAGAATTAGATAAAGCTTCTGAAAAGTGGAAAAAGAAAAATGCGGCATTCATAAAAACTGATTTCCTTGACTTTTCCAATACTAATAAATATTCCGCAGTTGTTGGAAACCCTCCTTATGTCAAAAAAAATAGACTGACTAAAAAACAGATTGATTTAAGTAAAGAAATTCACTTTAAAGAGGGGCTTTCAGAAGCTTCGGTTAAAAATATTTGGACAACATTCCTAATCAAATCCAATAAACTACTTAATAATAATGGTGTTCTTGCATTTGTTTTACCTTCTGAACTATTGCAAGTGAAATTTGCTGAAGAAGTTCGGGAGTACCTAAAAAAAGAATTTCAAAGAATTGAAATTTTCACATTCAATGATCTAATGTTTGAATGCAAAGGACAAGATACTATTGTACTTTTTGCTTTTAAAAAATCAAATAATAGAGGAGAGTTTTTTGCTAATATAGATTCAAAAGAGACACTTGAAACAGGAAAATTCACTTTAAAAAACAATAACTTACTTGTTTCTTCAAAAGTAAAATGGACACATCATTTTTTAACAGATGATGAATTGACATTTATAGGAAATCTTAAAAAAGAACTTCTAACTGTTAATCATTATTCGGATTCTAAACCTGGCATTGTAACTGCTGCGAATAAGTTCTTTATTATTGATAAAGAAACTGAAAAGAAATATAATCTATCAAGATTTACCAAACCAATTATTCAAAAAGGGCTTTTTGTGAATGGTAGTGTTATTTTCAATCGTTCAGATCTTGAAGAACTAGAAGCTAATGATTATCCCACCAAGTTGCTACAACTCACTAATGAAGATAGAATCTCTAAGAAACTTCGAGAATACTTAACTCTTGGTGAGAAAGAAGAAATTCACAACAGGTACAAGTGTAAACTAAGAAACAATTGGTATGTAATCCCTAACATTTCTGATGTACCTGATGCATTTTTCTTTAAAAGAAGTCATTTATATCCCAAATTATTAAAGAATAATTCAAATGCTTTTGTAACGGATTCAGCTTATAAAGTTAAAATGAGAGATCAATACGACTTAAATAGTTTCATATTCTCTTTCTATAATACATTGACTCTTTTATTGTCAGAAATTGAAGGAAGATATTATGGTGGAGGTGTTTTAGAATTGGTTCCAAGTGAATTTAAAAAACTGTCAATGCCATACGTTGAAATAGATAATCTTCAATTTGAAAATTTCACTGAGAGATTTGAAAACAAGAAAAATATTGAAGACATCTTTTCCCAAAATGATTTAGCGATACTTAATCCTACGTTAGGGATAGGCAATGAAGAGCTATTACAATTGACAAAAATTAGGAATAAATTGAAGCGAAAAAGATTAAGAGTTTAAACCAAAATATTTCAGGTCTCATTATTCTGTTTTTTCCGATTACGAATTTTAGCTTTAGAATTTTCTTCATGTAAACTAACAAGAAAATAGAGAAATTCTCTTATATCTTTCACTTCTTCGTCCGTATACTTTTTACCGTATTTTTCTAATCTTTTCTTACAATGGTCTAGACTTAACATGAATTTTAAGTTTTTAAGGGCAATGGGAGTCGAATCAAATATAGCTGATTTACAGTGTTTTACAAAGAAGTAGACTGCATTTTATATGAAAACAAAAAGCAAAACCCTACTTAACACGCTGAATATCAAAAAGAAAACGGGATAAACTAGCTAGTTTATCCCGTCCAGTACCCGGGGCGGGAATCGAACCCGCACTCTGTTGCCAGAACTGGATTTTGAATCCAGCGCGTCTACCAGTTCCGCCACCCGGGCAGAACATTTATTTCCTCAGAAATACAGCGCGAAATTAATATTTTTTTATTCTCAACCTCATAAAATTTGATCTTCTTGAAAAAATCACTCTTCATAAATCTCTTATGAGTTCAAACTCAACTAAAAACAACTAGGTGTAAATATTTGGATAAGTGTGTATTATTTAATTAAATTTGCAGCCCTTTTTCAAGCAGTAATATCGTGGGAGATAGAATAAAATTTTTTACAGGCAACGCAGACATTGATTTAGCAGAGAATATCGCTAAAGCATACGGGTCTGGATTGGGCGATGTATCCATTCCTAAATTTAGTGATGGAGAGTATACCACTTACTTTAATGAAACAGTACGTGGACAAGATGTTTTTCTTTTACAATCTACCAATCCACCTGTAGACAATTTAATGGAAATGCTTCTGATGATTGATGCGGCAAAACGTGCCTCTGCGCGCCAAATCATTGCGGTAATGCCATATTTTGGATTTGCCAGACAAGATCGTAAAGATAAACCTCGTGTAGCTATCGGGTCTAAACTTGTTGCTAACTTATTAAGTGCGGCAGGTGTAACCAGAGTTATGACGATGGACTTACACGCTGATCAAATTCAAGGTTTCTTTGAAATACCAGTTGATCACTTATATGCTTCAAGCATTTTCCTACCTTATATCCAGGAAAACTTCAATCTGGATAATTTAGTTATTGCTGCCCCTGATACCGGTGGTACAAAAAGAGCCAATGCATACTCTAAATACTTAGGATTAGAGATGGCTATTTGTTACAAGCAAAGAAGTGTTGCGAATAAAATCGACAACATGATGGTTATCGGTGACGTAAAAGGTAAAGACGTACTGATCATTGATGACATTATTGACACTGCAGGTACCATTTGTAAAGCTGCAGAATTAATGATGGAACAAGGAGCTGCAAGCGTTAGTGCAATGTGTACGCATCCTGTTTTATCAGGTCCGGCATATGAAAGAATTAACAACTCTGTTATTAAAGAGATGATCGTTACAGACACCATCGCTTTAAAAGGAGAGTCAAGTAAAATAAAAGTTTTAACAGTAGCTAATTTATTTGCAGAGGTTATTCGTAGTTTAGAAAACCACGAATCTATCAGCAATAACTTTATAGTATAGAAACAAACAAGTAGAATGAAAACAATATCAATCACAGGTTCGGTTAGAGAGAATTTAGGTAAAACAGGAGCTAAAGACGCTAGAAACAATGACCAGGTGCCATGTGTTATGTATGGCGGTGGAAAACAAATCCACTTTACTGTAGATCAAAAATCATTTGACAAGATTATTTATACTGCAGATGTATATAATGTAATCTTAAACATTGACGGAACAGAATATAGCTCTTTGTTGAAAGATGCTCAATTCCACCCTGTAACTGACAAACCAGTTCATGCTGACTTCTTATTCTTAGAAGACGGTAAGCCTGTTACTGTGTCATTGCCTATCGCTTTGACTGGTTCTTCTGCTGGTGTTAAAAATGGTGGTAAATTAAGAACCCCAATGAGAAAGCTTAAGGTAAAAGGTGAGCTTGCTAACATGCCAGAAAATATTGAAATTGACATTACAAAATTACGTATTGGTCAATCTATCAAAGTTGGAAGCTTGACAACTGAAGGTCTTGAGTATTTAGACCCTGCGTCTAACGTGATCGTTGCAGTTAAAACTGCTCGTGGTGCGGTTCAGGATGACGAAGAAGAAGAGGAAGAAGCTGCTGAAGCTGAAGCTTAATTCGTTATTATATGAAATATCTTGTTTTTGGATTAGGAAACATCGGTTCAGAATATTCAGAAACCAGACATAATATAGGATTTAAAATACTCGATGAACTTGCTGGTTCATCGAGTATTTTTTTTGAACCCGATAAGTTAGCCTCTAAAGCTGTTGTCAAGTTTAAAGGACGACAGATTATCTTGCTTAAGCCTTCCACATATATGAATTTAAGTGGTAAGGCTGTTAATTATTGGATGCAAAAAGAAAAAGTCCCTGTAGATCGTGTACTCGTTCTCACAGATGATATTGCTTTGCCATTTGGTAAACTACGTCTTCGAGGAAAAGGAAGCGATGGAGGTCATAATGGACTTAAAAGTATCAATCAAATATTGGGACATAACAAATATGCCCGACTTCGATTTGGCGTAGGAAATGACTTTAATCCCGGGTCACAGGCCAACTATGTATTGGGGGAATGGAACTCTGACGAAAAGTCGCTACTTCCTGAACGCTTAGCAACCTGCACCAAACTTGTGCAAAGTTTTGTCTCTATTGGTCTTGGACAGACCATGTCTCAATTTAACAATAAATAGGGTTCCCTATTTCAAAACCATAGATGCGGAGCCAACCTCATCACCAGATATATAAGCTTTCACAAAATATTCTCCTGGAGTTAATGCATTGATTACATCCCAATACATGCATAAATCCAGTTGCTTATTCTCGTAATTTACTTCCTTTTTAACAGAGTATAATACACGTGCACCATTCAATTCAAATGTATTTGAATTATCCGACCTTTCAGCTAATACAGTTCCCTCTGGAGTCATAATACGCAGATACACCATCTTTTTCCCTGCTTCAGTCACTTCATTTTCATCAATGGTAAAACAAGCTTTTATCTTCTCTGCATTACTGGCTCTTGAAGTTTCTTTATGTATATTATTACGCTTTACACGTTGAGCATATACCTCGAAATTAAGTGCGGCTAACTTAGCTCCTAATCTCACCTTACTTTCTAATTCGGAGTTACTTTCTTTAAGCTTACTATTTTCATTCTCCTTTGCCCCTAATTCATCTCTTACTTTCAGATTTTCTGCTCTTAATTCTACATTTTCGGTATTTAAAGAATCAATGGTTCTCACATAACCCTTCATAATTTCACGCAAAGTAGCCGCCTCCTTCTTAAGCTTATAAATTGACCAATTGTACTTTTTCGCATCAGCCATCAATTTATCTACTTTTTCTTTCTGCGAAGTCAACTCAGAATTTATAGAATCATTATCGGTCATCAAAGAATCATATTCAGCAGCCATCTCCTTCAAATCGTGCATCACCTCTTTCTTCTCACTCTCCATTGTATCATAAGATACTCCACAGTCTTCCAATGCCAGTTTTAGGTTTCGGTTTTCAATAAGTAAGTAAATTCCCATTCCCGAAATCAATACTAATAATGCAATCAATACATATTGCACAATTGGCTTTTTTTGGCTGTCTCCTTGATTTTCCATAATTTTAATTCAATTATGGCCCAAAGTTATTCCAATAAACCGTTTTTATATACTCTTTTAACTGATTTTATAGCTTTACTTTATCCTGAAACATGTATAGCTTGCGGCCACACATTACTCCAAAAAGAATCGACAATTTGTCTTCAATGTCAATTAGATTTACCGCTTACTAAATTCGAAAACTATAGCCCCAATCCAGTTGAAAAACTATTTTGGATAAAAATTCCAGTTAGAGAAGCAACATCCGGATTTTTCTACTCAAAAAAGAGCAAAATTCAAAGAATCATTCATGAATTCAAATATCATAATAATCCAGAGTCAGCTTTACATATGGGAGAGTTACTAGGGGCTCAAATATTGGATTCTAACCGATTTAAAGAAATTGACCTCATCATTCCGGTTCCACTACATCCTCAAAAATTTAAAAAGCGTGGGTACAATCAATCAGAAAAACTAGCACAAGGAGTGGCAAAGGTTTTGAACTTACCTCTGGACATATCCACACTAACCCGATCCACAGACAACAGTACACAAACGAAAAAAGGACTTTTTAATCGATGGACTAACGTTCAACATGTATTTAGCATTATGCATCCTGAACGCCTTCAAGGCAAACATATTTTACTCGTTGATGACGTGATTACTTCAGGGGCTACTATTGAAGCTTGTGCCAAACAAATTCTACAAATACAAGGCTCGTCTATTAGTATTATATCGTTGGCTTTTGCCAATGATTAGAGAAATCATAAGATATTTTAAACACTTAAAAAATATGTTCTTCCACCCTGTGCAATAACTATATTTGCACCCATGTCAGAAAATCTTCAAATCAATAAAACAAGCAAAAAAGATGCTTACGAGACTTTGCTTCCGCAAGTCCAAAGTCTTATTGCCGGAGAAGTTAATCTGATTGCCAATTTAGCGAATGCATGCAGTGCTATTCAAATGACATTTGACCATCTGTGGACTGGTTTTTATTTAGTCGATAAAAAACAACTTGTTTTAGGACCTTTCCAAGGACCAATTGCCTGTACACGCATTCCAATGGGCAAAGGCGTTTGCGGAACGGCCTGGAAAGAACAAAATACAGTTATTGTTAAAAATGTGAATGAGTTTGAAGGTCACATTGCTTGTAGTTCTGACAGTGTATCTGAAATTGTAGTTCCCTTGTTCGACCTTGAAAACAACATCATTGGAGTTTTAGACATAGATAGCGCCCAAGAAGCTATGTTCGATGAGACTGATCAAAAATATCTGGAAAAGCTGTGTCTTTTAATCACCAAAAATTTAGACTGTTAATGAAAATAACACATTTTATAGTCATTTGTTTTGTCGCGCTGATTCTTGTTAAATGCGCACAGCCACGACCTCTAAATGGAGGTGAAAAAGATACTACACCACCTAAAATTCTGAGAAGTAGTCCGCAAAATCTATCTACAGGTTTTGAAGGTCATGTCTTCGCTATGGAATTTGACGAATATGTTCAAATTAAGTCGCTTAATTCTGAGCTGGTTGTATCTCCACCACTAACTTATCCTGTTGAGTATAAAATCAAAGGGAAAAGAGTCTTCTTTGAGATTAAAGACACCCTAAAACCAAATACTACTTATAATTTCAATTTTGGAAATGCAATCGTAGATTTAAATGAGAACAATCCATTAGATAGTAATTTATATGTGGTTTCAACAGGTTTAACATTAGACTCAGGTCAAATCTCTGGAACAGTAAAGGATGCATACACGTTAAAACCTATAAAAAATGCTACTGTTCTATTACATAATGTAGCTGATGATTCTGCCATTTTTAATGGCAATCCAACATATATTACCAAAACAGATGGAACAGGAAAATATCACTTAAAATACCTGACACCTGCAAATTATCAAATATTTGTTTTAGAAAATCCTGGCGCTGACTATAAATACGTTCCTCAAACTAATATTGGTTTTTATCATAAGAATATCAACCCATCTAAAGATAATCAGGTAGATTTCGTTCTATTTAAAGAAGCAGATACGACTCAATATATTTCAAAAGATTTTTCAAGAGATTACTACTCTTTTGTATTAGGCTTTCATTCAGATTTGAAGAAACCTAAATTCAAAATCCAACCGGATACTGTCAATTATATCATAGAGGAAATAAAACAAGACAGTTTTAAATTTTGGATTAAGGGAGATAAAGATGTAGACTCTGTCAACATAATCATTAAAGATGATTTGGGCTTTTTAGACACAATTGATATCAACATTGAGGATCGTAAAAAGTTCTATAAAAAACTGAAAAAAAGAAAGCAGACAAAAATTCCATTACCTTTAAAACTAAATACATCAAACAACGTTCATCACTATTTTGACACCCTAAAATTAAACTTTGGAAGACCTCCAATAAAATGGAATACAGATAGTATGTTATTTGTGCATGGAAAGGATACCGTTCCGGTAAAACAAATGTTTAAGTCGGGCAAACTTTCAATGGACCTCCCAACTGCCAAGAGAGGGACCACTAAAGAGATCAGGTCAATGGTGATTAATTATAAATGGGATTCTAATCAGGAATACGCCTTTATTTTTTATTCAGGAGCCTTTACTGACATTATTAACCAGAAAAATGATACTACCATTTTAAAATTCAAAACAAACAAGTTTGAAGATTATGGAAGCTTTAAATTTACAGTTAATGTCCCTGGATATAATGGGCCGCTATTACTGGAAATTCTGGATCAAAAAGACAAATTTGTTAGGGACTACAAAATCAAGTCAGGAGATGTTATTTCTCATGATTTAGCTATCCCTGGAAAATACAAAGTACGTCTAATCTTAGATGAAAACAATAATAAAAAGTGGGACACAGGTAATTTGATTGATCAAACTCAACCAGAGCAAATCATATATTACGATGGAATTGTGGAGATCAGATCAAACTGGGATATGGAAGAAACCTGGAACGTTCAAATCAAGTAATTTGAAACGCATCCTGATCATTTAAGAAATTAAACTTTTCTCTCACCGTTTGAATTACTTTTCTTTCAATTTGAAAGCAAGCCACTTCTTCTATCCCCGGTTTCGAAGAATAAACCATTCCACCAAGGGGATCTAAACATACGCTATCTCCCGAATGGTAAATATCGTTGCCGTCATTTCCTACCCGGTTAACCCCAATCACATAAGATTGATTTTCTATTGCGCGTGCAATTAATAGCTGTTTCCAGTAATATGATCTACGCTCAGGCCAATTGGCTACATAAATAGCCAAATCATAATCCACATCATTACGACTCCATACCGGAAACCTCAGATCGTAACAGATCAATGGCATGATTTTAAAACCTTTTAAATCAACAATCAATCTTTCAGTTCCGGAAGTATAATGTTCATCTTCTCCTGCAAAAGAAAATAAGTGTCTTTTATTATAAGACTTATACTCTCCATTGGGTTGAACCCAAAACAAACGATTAAAATACTGCCCTTTTTCTTGAATAATTACACTTCCGGTAACCACACAATCTTTGGACACAGCCATATTCTTCATCCACATTAAAGCCTTCCCTTCCTCTGTTTCACTCCATTTTTCCGGAGCCATGGAGAAACCTGTAGAAAACATTTCTGGTAATATCAAAAGGTCTACATTTTCGGATATCCCTTCCGATTTATCCGTAAACATTTCTAAATTTTTGTCAATATCTTCCCAATGCAAATCTGCCTGGATATAACATACCTTTATCGCTTCCATAAAGCGAAATTAGGGTTTCTATCTTCAAAAAATAAAGAAATCAGATTTAATTGATCCTAATGATCTGTGTTTTGCAAATTGTAATTTGTAATATACTCACACCTTTCAGCATTTTCATCGTAACAATCTCCATCTATACAATGAATTTTTTCTGCAACCCCATCACATTCTCCATTTCCGTAACGTACCATAACCAATGGTTCTTGATTATGCACCCATAAATATTTTACTACGCCACTAACGTAAGATTTACAATCATCAGAATATACCAATGGTTCTACTATTTCTACTTCTAGCCATTTTGGAGGAGACGTTGGGTTTTCATAAGCATAATCATGACAGAAACTGGTATAACACATCCATACATCTTCTTGTGGTTCTTCTACAATAGGTTGTTCTTTTTCGCAGGCCGTAAAAAATAATCCTAAAAGAATTAATAGTAAGCTAAGAGAGTTTTTCATAGGTAAAAATTTTAGTATTAAGTCCCTAATATACAACCCATTTTAAACCCTACAAATTTTATTTTCAGATTAAATTTTAAATCACATTAGTCAGAAACATCACATTTCAAGGTAAACATACACTTCACTGCATTTTTATCATCACAATCACCATTCACACATAAAATCTTTTCAGCAATATCGTCACATTCTCCATTTCCATAGGATACCATTGCGGCTGTCTCACCGTTTTTTAAATACTTGACCATTCCTTTCACTATACAGCCACACTCATCTGATACTACTAGCGGTTCCAGAATATAAACTTCTACATCTGACGCTACCTGATCAGGATTTTCATAAGAAGAATCGGTACAAAAATCAACACCACATCCAACTCCACAAACGCCATAAAAATTACCCTTTTTATTCTCTTTTTCATACTCTACCTTTTCACATGCAGAAAAAACCAATCCAATAAAAAACAGAAATAAAACTACAGAACCTCTCATAACATTATGTTTTAGGTTCACTAAAATACAATTAATGTGACTCAAAATCAAAAACTTACTTCATAAGCTCCTGTAATTTCATTTCCAAATCTTTTCCAAATAGGTTATATGCGACAATCTTTCCTT
This genomic interval from bacterium SCSIO 12643 contains the following:
- the pth gene encoding aminoacyl-tRNA hydrolase; translation: MKYLVFGLGNIGSEYSETRHNIGFKILDELAGSSSIFFEPDKLASKAVVKFKGRQIILLKPSTYMNLSGKAVNYWMQKEKVPVDRVLVLTDDIALPFGKLRLRGKGSDGGHNGLKSINQILGHNKYARLRFGVGNDFNPGSQANYVLGEWNSDEKSLLPERLATCTKLVQSFVSIGLGQTMSQFNNK
- a CDS encoding 50S ribosomal protein L25/general stress protein Ctc, with translation MKTISITGSVRENLGKTGAKDARNNDQVPCVMYGGGKQIHFTVDQKSFDKIIYTADVYNVILNIDGTEYSSLLKDAQFHPVTDKPVHADFLFLEDGKPVTVSLPIALTGSSAGVKNGGKLRTPMRKLKVKGELANMPENIEIDITKLRIGQSIKVGSLTTEGLEYLDPASNVIVAVKTARGAVQDDEEEEEEAAEAEA
- a CDS encoding GAF domain-containing protein, whose translation is MSENLQINKTSKKDAYETLLPQVQSLIAGEVNLIANLANACSAIQMTFDHLWTGFYLVDKKQLVLGPFQGPIACTRIPMGKGVCGTAWKEQNTVIVKNVNEFEGHIACSSDSVSEIVVPLFDLENNIIGVLDIDSAQEAMFDETDQKYLEKLCLLITKNLDC
- a CDS encoding ComF family protein, whose protein sequence is MGELLGAQILDSNRFKEIDLIIPVPLHPQKFKKRGYNQSEKLAQGVAKVLNLPLDISTLTRSTDNSTQTKKGLFNRWTNVQHVFSIMHPERLQGKHILLVDDVITSGATIEACAKQILQIQGSSISIISLAFAND
- a CDS encoding Ig-like domain-containing protein → MKITHFIVICFVALILVKCAQPRPLNGGEKDTTPPKILRSSPQNLSTGFEGHVFAMEFDEYVQIKSLNSELVVSPPLTYPVEYKIKGKRVFFEIKDTLKPNTTYNFNFGNAIVDLNENNPLDSNLYVVSTGLTLDSGQISGTVKDAYTLKPIKNATVLLHNVADDSAIFNGNPTYITKTDGTGKYHLKYLTPANYQIFVLENPGADYKYVPQTNIGFYHKNINPSKDNQVDFVLFKEADTTQYISKDFSRDYYSFVLGFHSDLKKPKFKIQPDTVNYIIEEIKQDSFKFWIKGDKDVDSVNIIIKDDLGFLDTIDINIEDRKKFYKKLKKRKQTKIPLPLKLNTSNNVHHYFDTLKLNFGRPPIKWNTDSMLFVHGKDTVPVKQMFKSGKLSMDLPTAKRGTTKEIRSMVINYKWDSNQEYAFIFYSGAFTDIINQKNDTTILKFKTNKFEDYGSFKFTVNVPGYNGPLLLEILDQKDKFVRDYKIKSGDVISHDLAIPGKYKVRLILDENNNKKWDTGNLIDQTQPEQIIYYDGIVEIRSNWDMEETWNVQIK
- a CDS encoding amidohydrolase yields the protein MEAIKVCYIQADLHWEDIDKNLEMFTDKSEGISENVDLLILPEMFSTGFSMAPEKWSETEEGKALMWMKNMAVSKDCVVTGSVIIQEKGQYFNRLFWVQPNGEYKSYNKRHLFSFAGEDEHYTSGTERLIVDLKGFKIMPLICYDLRFPVWSRNDVDYDLAIYVANWPERRSYYWKQLLIARAIENQSYVIGVNRVGNDGNDIYHSGDSVCLDPLGGMVYSSKPGIEEVACFQIERKVIQTVREKFNFLNDQDAFQIT